Proteins from one Triticum aestivum cultivar Chinese Spring chromosome 7A, IWGSC CS RefSeq v2.1, whole genome shotgun sequence genomic window:
- the LOC123151588 gene encoding cytochrome b561 and DOMON domain-containing protein At4g12980, producing MSVTRVLALLVAAALAAAAPARVGAAGACAAERFSKNRVYAACTDLPTLGASVHWTYDPAASSLSVAFVAAPPSSGGWVAWGLNPSGDGMSGTQALVASPTGSGGAYGVQTFDIQGTSLGSPGPIAYKTSDLAAEVGADGRVQMFGKLALQNGTGEVNQVWQVGPASGGSIGIHAMAAANMGAKGKLNLVTGATTAVSGGSILRKKNTHGILNAVSWGILLPMGGIVARYLKTFKSADPAWFYLHVACQLIGYAVGVSGWATGIHLGNLSKGITYSLHRNIGIAVFALGTVQIFALFLRPKKDHKLRVYWNVYHHSVGYTIIILGIVNIFKGMSILDVAQKWKTGYIIAIGILGGVAVALEVITWAIVLKRRKTEDKAYNGGASNNNNGHLPM from the exons ATGTCCGTCACGCGGGTTCTTGCGCTGCTTgtcgcggcggcgctggcggccgCGGCGCCGGCGCGCGTGGGCGCGGCGGGGGCGTGCGCGGCGGAGAGGTTCTCCAAGAACCGCGTGTACGCCGCCTGCACCGACCTGCCCACCCTGGGCGCGTCCGTGCACTGGACCTACGACccggcggcctcctccctctccgtgGCGTTCGTCGCCGCGCCGCCCTCGTCCGGCGGCTGGGTCGCCTGGGGCCTCAACCCCTCCGGCGACGGCATGAGCGGCACGCAGGCGCTCGTCGCCTCGCCCACGGGCAGCGGCGGCGCGTACGGCGTCCAGACGTTCGACATCCAGGGCACATCGCTCGGATCGCCGGGCCCCATCGCCTACAAGACGTCCGACCTCGCCGCCGAGGTCGGCGCCGACGGCCGCGTCCAGATGTTCGGGAAGCTCGCGCTCCAGAACGGCACCGGGGAGGTGAACCAGGTCTGGCAGGTGGGACCGGCGTCGGGCGGGAGCATCGGCATACACGCCATGGCCGCCGCCAACATGGGGGCCAAGGGGAAGCTCAACCTCGTCACGGGGGCGACCACAGCCGTCAGCGGAGGCAGCATCCTCAGGAAGAAAAAT ACCCATGGAATTCTGAATGCTGTGAGCTGGGGGATTCTTCTGCCAATGGGAGGCATAGTTGCTAGATACCTCAAGACATTCAAATCAGCCGACCCTGCCTGGTTCTACCTTCACGTTGCTTGCCAGCTGATCGGGTATGCTGTGGGAGTGTCTGGCTGGGCCACCGGCATTCATCTAGGAAATCTGTCCAAGGGAATCACCTACTCGCTTCACAGGAACATCGGGATCGCCGTATTTGCTCTCGGTACCGTTCAG ATCTTTGCGCTGTTCCTGAGGCCGAAGAAGGATCACAAGCTGCGGGTGTACTGGAACGTGTACCACCACTCGGTGGGCTACACCATCATCATCCTGGGCATCGTCAACATCTTCAAGGGCATGAGCATCCTGGACGTGGCGCAGAAGTGGAAGACGGGCTACATCATCGCCATCGGCATCCTGGGCGGCGTCGCGGTGGCGCTGGAGGTGATCACCTGGGCCATCGTGCTCAAGAGGAGGAAGACGGAGGACAAGGCCTACAACGGCGGCGcctccaacaacaacaacggccATCTGCCCATGTGA